From the Leucobacter tenebrionis genome, one window contains:
- a CDS encoding MFS transporter, producing MSTSAESSLTPTGTIATETDRRRVVFATVVGTTVEWYDFFIYAQGAALVFAALFFEPAGAGMAQILSFFTVGISFLFRPLGAFLAGHFGDKYGRRVVLMWTLILMGAATTLVGLLPTYATIGAAAPVLLILLRVLQGVSAGGEWGGAVLMAVEHAPKTKRGLYGCSPQIGVPLGMLLASGVMALVALPGQEFFLSWGWRIPFLFSFVLILIGFYIRRRVEESPVFTEIAERAEATKNPVGKLFRRYTPLVILAALIFAGNNAVGYMSTGGYIQRYATDPEGPLGMEPAPVLLAVTGSAATWLIFTWVGGWLCDKIGRRTTYIIGWVSLLIGIAALFPLVNTGSIGMLFLGLALLTLGLGLTYGPQAALYSELFPASVRFSGVSISYAIGAIVGGAFAPMIATALVQATGTTVSVQIYLSTIVVLALISTLLVKDRMGIPLGPDNEEEQARMPIYGAKG from the coding sequence ATGAGTACGTCCGCAGAATCGAGTCTCACACCGACGGGAACGATCGCCACAGAGACCGACAGACGACGCGTCGTCTTCGCCACCGTGGTCGGCACGACCGTCGAGTGGTACGACTTCTTCATCTACGCGCAGGGAGCCGCCCTCGTCTTCGCGGCGCTCTTCTTCGAGCCGGCCGGGGCGGGGATGGCGCAGATCCTGTCGTTCTTCACCGTCGGCATCAGCTTCCTGTTCCGTCCGCTCGGGGCGTTCCTCGCCGGTCACTTCGGCGATAAGTACGGCCGGCGCGTCGTACTCATGTGGACGCTCATCCTGATGGGTGCGGCGACCACGCTGGTCGGCCTGCTGCCGACATACGCGACCATCGGAGCAGCCGCTCCCGTGCTGCTGATCCTGCTGCGCGTGCTGCAGGGCGTCTCGGCCGGCGGCGAGTGGGGCGGCGCCGTGCTGATGGCCGTGGAGCACGCACCGAAGACCAAGCGCGGTCTCTACGGCTGCTCCCCGCAGATCGGCGTGCCCCTCGGCATGCTGCTCGCGTCGGGTGTCATGGCGCTCGTCGCACTTCCCGGGCAGGAGTTCTTCCTCTCCTGGGGCTGGCGCATCCCCTTCCTGTTCAGCTTCGTGCTGATCCTGATCGGCTTCTACATCCGGCGCCGCGTCGAGGAGAGCCCGGTCTTTACCGAGATCGCCGAGCGCGCGGAGGCGACGAAGAACCCGGTCGGCAAGCTCTTCCGCCGCTACACCCCGCTCGTCATCCTGGCCGCCCTCATCTTCGCCGGCAACAATGCGGTCGGCTACATGTCGACGGGCGGGTACATCCAGCGCTACGCGACCGACCCCGAGGGTCCGCTCGGCATGGAGCCCGCGCCGGTGCTGCTGGCGGTCACCGGCTCCGCCGCCACCTGGCTGATCTTCACGTGGGTCGGCGGCTGGCTCTGCGATAAGATCGGCCGCCGCACCACCTACATCATCGGCTGGGTCTCGCTGCTGATCGGGATCGCGGCGCTGTTCCCGCTCGTGAACACCGGCAGCATCGGCATGCTGTTCCTGGGGCTGGCGCTCCTGACCCTGGGCCTCGGCCTCACCTACGGTCCCCAGGCCGCCCTGTACTCGGAGCTGTTCCCCGCCTCGGTCCGCTTCTCCGGCGTGTCGATCTCGTACGCGATCGGCGCGATCGTGGGCGGGGCGTTCGCGCCCATGATCGCCACCGCGCTCGTCCAGGCGACCGGCACCACGGTGTCGGTGCAGATCTACCTGTCGACGATCGTGGTGCTCGCGCTCATCTCGACGCTGCTGGTGAAGGATCGCATGGGCATCCCCCTCGGGCCCGACAACGAGGAGGAGCAGGCCAGGATGCCGATCTACGGCGCCAAGGGCTGA
- a CDS encoding LysR substrate-binding domain-containing protein — protein sequence MPANSSAPLPSFTLRQLAYFVAAADEGTITGAAETLRVSPSAMSDAITELESAMRERLCVRRRAHGLTLTPAGRRLVQHARRMLAEAEELHRSVGGEGRLSGPVVLGCYPTLAPTILPPLLQDFAALHPGIELSIRESTQDRLAHDLASGRIDVAVVYDMLVPVDTERARLYELQAHALLAAGHPLAARETVQLEDLAGDDLILLDAPPSSEHTLSVFAERGLRPRIKHRTASYEVVRTLVARGLGYGVLVSRVANPNSYEGLPLVAKTIVPQVRPVAVDMVWAVDRPVPARTRALIEFARGVDWPS from the coding sequence ATGCCCGCGAACTCCTCCGCCCCGCTGCCGTCGTTCACCCTGCGGCAGCTCGCGTACTTCGTCGCGGCCGCCGACGAGGGCACCATCACGGGCGCGGCGGAGACGCTCCGGGTCTCACCCTCGGCCATGTCCGACGCCATCACGGAACTCGAGTCCGCGATGCGCGAGCGGCTCTGCGTGCGTCGGCGCGCCCACGGCCTCACGCTCACCCCGGCCGGCCGCCGACTCGTGCAGCACGCCAGGCGGATGCTGGCAGAGGCCGAGGAGCTGCACCGCTCCGTGGGAGGCGAGGGGCGGCTCTCGGGCCCCGTCGTGCTCGGCTGCTACCCCACCCTCGCCCCCACGATCCTTCCCCCGCTGCTGCAGGACTTCGCCGCGCTCCACCCCGGCATCGAGCTCTCGATCCGGGAGTCCACGCAGGACCGTCTGGCCCACGACCTCGCATCCGGCCGCATCGATGTGGCGGTCGTCTACGACATGCTCGTGCCGGTCGACACCGAACGCGCCAGACTGTACGAACTGCAGGCCCACGCACTGCTCGCCGCCGGTCACCCGCTGGCCGCGCGCGAGACGGTGCAGCTGGAGGATCTGGCCGGCGACGACCTCATCCTGCTCGACGCGCCGCCATCCAGCGAGCACACCCTCTCGGTGTTCGCCGAGCGGGGCCTCCGCCCCCGCATCAAGCACCGCACCGCGAGCTACGAGGTGGTGCGCACACTCGTCGCACGCGGCCTGGGCTACGGCGTCCTCGTCTCCCGCGTGGCGAATCCGAACAGCTACGAGGGGTTGCCGCTGGTGGCGAAGACGATCGTGCCGCAGGTGCGACCCGTGGCGGTCGACATGGTCTGGGCGGTCGACAGACCGGTGCCCGCGCGAACCCGAGCGCTGATCGAGTTCGCTCGAGGGGTCGATTGGCCGTCGTGA
- a CDS encoding cytochrome P450, producing the protein MTSNEAPVADWVTIPDLYRDPFPIYERLRAEGGVHWVPQVGRYLITSYEAVHETELDQQIFSADEQGSLQIRAMGHSMLRRDDPEHYIERKAWQPALRPGAVQRIWKAKFQRNAERYLEELIAKGPGADLIWDFSAPFAAESLRELIGLHNATQQDLQRWSQTMIDATGNYADDPEVWALGKQSFDEVDAALDEMLAWHAANPNESLLSQLLQIPDYKMPIERIRANVKMTIGGGLNEPRDALGVAAWALLTHPEQRAAVERDPSLWQAVFDETIRWVAPIGLYSRQVTRDTELAGVRLPAGARLGICILSANRDERVWNDPAAFDIRREAKPHLAFGKGVHVCLGAWAARAEVAEVALPLLFSSLEGLSLIDEDPAEIGGWVFRGMLKLPATWSGRRSGSGVSDSRAAEARTDDAPAPRVAIVGSGPAGSFTAQALRRTFPAAPIEVFDELPTPYGLVRYGVAADHQGTKAVARQFDRLFTEEGVRFRGNCRLGVDFALEELERAYDVVVLATGMHRDAELPVPGASLPRVRGAGAVTRFLNTHPDEQAPEPLGESVVVVGHGNVAMDVARLVARDAAGLEGSDIDDAAHRRFTERVRTLHLVGRSAPASAKFDPVMVRELAGLPGVRHVVHGAGELPDDGRDARIDAVRALLADPVTDPRVTLEWWFGLSPERLEGMERVEAAVFSGAEGEVRIPTSDVITAVGFASDTGAPVEPGAHPDGRVKPGLYTAGWLRRGPRGTIPDQRADARDLALIVAADLQSGAVTASAPGLPSIDGETDFDGWRRIDLRERLTAAPGRERAKLQSREAQLEAAGDASLELPPLDAGGVAEIGAEVPTTILFGTESGGAELVADELSRLFGEAADVRVRDLGDVRADELDPARMHLIVCSTYGDGEVPSSAQPFVRRLLEERPDLAGVRYAVFGMGDRSYERTYSRGSELVDEALQACGASRLGEYGRHDAGGSIPAAEAARDWAAGVFAEVAAATVSRA; encoded by the coding sequence ATGACGAGCAACGAGGCTCCGGTCGCCGACTGGGTCACCATTCCCGACCTCTACCGCGATCCCTTCCCGATCTACGAGCGGCTCCGCGCCGAGGGCGGCGTGCACTGGGTGCCGCAGGTCGGCCGTTACCTCATCACCTCCTACGAGGCGGTGCACGAGACCGAGCTCGATCAGCAGATCTTCTCGGCCGATGAGCAGGGGTCGCTGCAGATCCGGGCGATGGGCCACTCGATGCTGCGCCGGGATGATCCCGAGCACTACATCGAGCGGAAGGCCTGGCAGCCCGCGCTCCGGCCCGGCGCGGTGCAGCGCATCTGGAAGGCGAAGTTCCAGCGCAACGCCGAGCGCTACCTCGAAGAGCTCATCGCGAAGGGGCCGGGAGCGGATCTGATCTGGGATTTCTCGGCGCCCTTCGCGGCCGAGAGCCTGCGCGAGCTCATCGGCCTGCACAATGCCACGCAGCAGGATCTGCAGCGCTGGTCGCAGACCATGATCGACGCGACCGGCAACTACGCCGACGATCCGGAGGTGTGGGCGCTCGGCAAGCAATCGTTCGACGAGGTCGACGCGGCGCTCGACGAGATGCTCGCGTGGCACGCCGCGAATCCGAACGAGTCGCTGCTGTCGCAGCTGCTGCAGATCCCCGACTACAAGATGCCGATCGAGCGGATCAGGGCCAACGTGAAGATGACGATCGGCGGCGGTCTCAACGAGCCGCGCGATGCGCTCGGCGTGGCGGCCTGGGCGCTGCTCACCCACCCCGAGCAGCGTGCCGCGGTCGAGCGGGACCCCTCGCTCTGGCAGGCCGTCTTCGACGAGACGATCCGCTGGGTCGCGCCGATCGGGCTGTACTCGCGCCAGGTCACGCGGGACACCGAACTCGCGGGTGTGCGCCTTCCCGCCGGCGCCCGGCTGGGCATCTGCATCCTCTCCGCGAACCGCGACGAGCGAGTCTGGAACGATCCCGCGGCCTTCGACATCCGCCGCGAGGCGAAGCCCCACCTCGCCTTCGGCAAGGGCGTGCACGTCTGCCTCGGAGCCTGGGCCGCGCGGGCCGAGGTCGCCGAGGTGGCGCTCCCGCTGCTCTTCTCGTCGCTGGAGGGACTGTCGCTCATCGACGAGGATCCGGCGGAGATCGGCGGCTGGGTGTTCCGTGGCATGCTGAAGCTGCCCGCGACGTGGAGCGGGCGTCGATCAGGATCCGGAGTCTCCGACAGCCGGGCCGCCGAAGCGCGCACCGACGACGCCCCCGCGCCCCGCGTGGCGATCGTGGGATCCGGACCCGCCGGCAGCTTCACCGCGCAGGCTCTGCGGCGCACCTTCCCCGCTGCGCCGATCGAGGTGTTCGACGAACTGCCCACGCCCTACGGGCTCGTGCGCTACGGCGTGGCGGCCGACCACCAGGGCACGAAGGCGGTGGCCCGGCAGTTCGATCGGCTCTTCACCGAGGAGGGCGTGCGGTTCAGGGGCAACTGCCGCCTGGGAGTCGACTTCGCCCTCGAGGAGCTCGAACGGGCCTACGACGTCGTGGTGCTCGCCACCGGTATGCACCGCGACGCCGAGCTGCCGGTGCCCGGCGCCTCGCTCCCGCGCGTGCGCGGTGCGGGAGCGGTCACCCGATTCCTCAACACCCACCCTGACGAGCAGGCGCCCGAGCCGCTGGGGGAGAGCGTGGTCGTGGTCGGGCACGGCAACGTGGCGATGGACGTCGCCCGCCTCGTCGCTCGAGACGCCGCGGGCCTCGAGGGGTCCGATATCGACGATGCCGCCCACCGGCGCTTCACCGAGCGGGTGCGCACACTGCATCTCGTGGGGCGCAGCGCCCCCGCGTCGGCGAAGTTCGACCCCGTGATGGTGCGCGAACTGGCCGGGCTGCCCGGGGTGCGGCACGTCGTGCACGGCGCGGGAGAACTGCCCGACGACGGACGCGACGCGCGCATCGACGCGGTGCGGGCGCTCCTCGCGGATCCCGTTACCGACCCGCGCGTCACCCTGGAGTGGTGGTTCGGCCTCTCGCCCGAGCGGCTGGAAGGGATGGAGCGGGTCGAGGCCGCGGTGTTCAGCGGCGCGGAGGGGGAGGTGCGGATCCCCACCTCCGATGTGATCACCGCAGTCGGATTCGCCTCCGACACCGGCGCCCCCGTCGAACCGGGCGCCCACCCCGACGGCCGGGTGAAACCGGGCCTCTACACCGCGGGCTGGCTGCGCCGCGGGCCCCGCGGCACGATCCCGGATCAGCGGGCCGACGCACGGGACCTCGCGCTCATCGTTGCCGCGGACCTGCAATCGGGCGCCGTGACGGCCTCCGCACCCGGTTTGCCCTCGATCGACGGGGAGACCGACTTCGACGGCTGGCGCCGCATCGACCTGCGGGAGCGCCTCACCGCTGCCCCCGGCCGCGAGCGGGCGAAGCTGCAGAGTCGCGAAGCCCAGCTCGAGGCCGCGGGCGACGCGAGTCTCGAACTGCCGCCGCTCGACGCGGGCGGCGTCGCGGAGATCGGAGCGGAGGTGCCGACGACGATCCTCTTCGGCACCGAGTCGGGTGGTGCGGAGCTCGTGGCCGACGAGCTCTCGCGCCTCTTCGGGGAGGCGGCGGATGTGCGGGTGCGGGACCTCGGAGACGTGCGCGCCGACGAACTCGATCCCGCGCGGATGCACCTCATCGTGTGCTCGACCTACGGAGACGGCGAGGTGCCGAGCTCGGCCCAGCCGTTCGTGCGCCGACTGCTCGAGGAGCGCCCCGACCTCGCGGGTGTGCGCTATGCGGTGTTCGGCATGGGCGACCGCAGCTACGAGCGCACCTACTCGCGCGGCAGCGAACTCGTCGACGAGGCGCTGCAGGCGTGCGGAGCCTCGCGGCTGGGGGAGTACGGCCGGCACGACGCAGGCGGGTCGATCCCGGCGGCGGAGGCGGCCCGCGACTGGGCGGCGGGCGTCTTCGCCGAGGTGGCGGCCGCGACGGTCTCCCGCGCGTGA
- a CDS encoding TetR/AcrR family transcriptional regulator → MAVRSEQSHRAILEATMSLLDEHRPDALSVRELSIERIAREAGVSKTTIYRWWPSKTELIIDTFLDNHVARTAIREDLPAIDALREHMVSLAEIYSGHEGRLIAQLVAECQFQSAAMTAFKERFWYQRRDVVAELIHRAVREGSLRDDLRPDELVEMLYAPIYFRLLWHEGELDRATTERRLSSALEGIRARP, encoded by the coding sequence ATGGCAGTACGAAGCGAGCAGAGCCATCGCGCGATCCTCGAGGCGACGATGAGCCTGCTGGACGAACACCGGCCCGATGCGCTCAGCGTGCGAGAGCTCTCCATCGAACGCATCGCCCGCGAGGCCGGGGTGAGCAAGACCACCATCTACCGGTGGTGGCCGAGCAAGACCGAGCTGATCATCGACACGTTCCTCGACAATCACGTGGCGCGCACCGCGATCAGGGAGGATCTCCCGGCGATCGACGCGCTTCGAGAGCACATGGTGTCGCTCGCCGAGATCTATTCGGGGCACGAGGGGCGCCTGATCGCCCAGCTCGTCGCCGAGTGCCAGTTCCAGAGCGCTGCCATGACCGCGTTCAAAGAGCGGTTCTGGTACCAGCGGAGAGACGTCGTTGCCGAGCTCATCCATCGGGCGGTGCGCGAAGGCAGCCTACGCGATGATCTCCGACCCGATGAACTCGTCGAGATGCTGTACGCACCGATCTACTTCCGTCTGCTCTGGCACGAGGGCGAACTGGACCGTGCGACAACGGAGCGTCGCCTCTCCTCGGCGCTGGAGGGCATCCGCGCCCGACCTTGA
- a CDS encoding LysR substrate-binding domain-containing protein, which produces MDTREALDLSRRLPSLPFTLRQIECFLAVADSGSISGAAAALHASDSAVSDALTAMERALGASLFKRQRSRGATLTSDGLTILPLARRIVTDGAELTASVGREQSSIVGPVRIGLINTLASLILPRLLIATRQNYPGVHIEYRTGDLGTMLSAAEGAELDLVVTFDIEVPPEYERVALTTTEAMLVVSEEHPLASRDSVDLSEVAEEPMIMLDIAASRTHTLEIMSSRGITPRIAHRTADYELCRALVGRGLGYTLLMRRNVSPETWDGRRVVYLPIVPAPRPVEVLVAWPQNPLPPRVAAVVDCAKQLRGEMMTSLGDRLG; this is translated from the coding sequence ATGGATACTCGTGAAGCGCTCGACCTCTCTCGCCGTCTTCCGTCGCTGCCCTTCACTCTGCGTCAGATCGAGTGCTTCCTCGCCGTCGCCGACTCCGGTTCGATCTCGGGTGCCGCTGCCGCCCTGCACGCCTCCGACTCGGCGGTTTCCGACGCGCTCACGGCAATGGAGCGCGCGCTCGGCGCCTCGCTCTTCAAGCGGCAGAGATCGCGCGGCGCCACCCTCACCTCGGACGGGCTGACGATCCTTCCGCTGGCCCGAAGAATCGTTACGGACGGTGCAGAACTCACCGCTTCGGTCGGGCGCGAGCAGTCCTCGATCGTCGGCCCGGTGCGTATCGGCCTCATCAATACGCTCGCGAGTCTCATCCTCCCGCGTCTGCTCATCGCGACCCGCCAGAACTACCCCGGTGTCCACATCGAGTACCGGACAGGCGATCTGGGCACGATGCTCTCTGCAGCCGAGGGTGCTGAACTCGACCTGGTCGTCACCTTCGACATCGAGGTCCCGCCGGAGTACGAGCGCGTCGCGCTCACCACCACCGAGGCGATGCTCGTCGTATCGGAGGAGCATCCGCTCGCATCCCGCGACAGCGTCGATCTCTCGGAGGTCGCGGAGGAGCCGATGATCATGCTCGATATCGCGGCCAGCCGCACTCACACGCTCGAGATCATGTCGAGCCGGGGCATAACCCCTCGCATCGCTCACCGGACCGCCGATTACGAGCTGTGCCGAGCGCTCGTGGGGCGCGGGCTGGGGTACACACTGCTGATGCGGCGCAATGTCTCGCCCGAGACGTGGGACGGACGCCGTGTCGTCTACCTGCCCATCGTGCCGGCTCCCAGACCCGTCGAGGTGCTCGTCGCCTGGCCGCAGAACCCTCTGCCCCCCAGGGTCGCCGCGGTGGTCGACTGCGCGAAGCAACTGCGAGGAGAGATGATGACGAGCTTGGGCGACCGTCTGGGGTGA
- a CDS encoding 2Fe-2S iron-sulfur cluster-binding protein: MPRISYVEPAGDSRDVEVEPGVSVMRAAILNGVEGIIGECGGQAMCATCHVFVERTDGELPEVGDDEEEMLECTADERLENSRLGCQLRAGDHFDELVVRLPERQV; encoded by the coding sequence ATGCCGAGGATCAGCTACGTGGAGCCGGCCGGGGACTCCCGGGACGTCGAGGTGGAACCGGGGGTCTCGGTGATGCGCGCCGCGATCCTGAACGGCGTCGAGGGCATCATCGGAGAGTGCGGCGGACAGGCGATGTGCGCCACCTGCCATGTCTTCGTGGAGCGCACCGATGGCGAGTTGCCCGAGGTCGGCGACGACGAGGAGGAGATGCTGGAGTGCACCGCCGACGAGCGCCTCGAGAACAGCCGCCTCGGATGCCAGCTGCGCGCCGGTGATCACTTCGACGAGCTCGTGGTGCGCCTCCCCGAGAGGCAGGTGTGA
- a CDS encoding NAD(P)/FAD-dependent oxidoreductase produces MNGDAVILGAGQGGLTAAVTLRERGWVGAIHLVGEENRAPYQRPPLSKGYLSGVESEHDLLLRSLESLERDQIATHLGVAAVSLDTVRQRVALSNGTALAYNALIFATGSTPRRLSLAGSEFSGIHSVRTVQDSDTLRKDLERGGDTVFIGGGFLNLEVAAEASKHGRVTILEVAPQILGRVLSRESAEALADFHSGLGIEIRCGVEIAGITGDRGRVSAVELKDGTAIPASRVVVSIGAEPRDELAREAGIRIAGGIEVDVNLRSSDPRIFAIGDCARYPSPFAECEMRVESVQNATDQARYVAGLLTGGPESGYRAVPWFWSTQGERRLQIAGIAMPGDAARVVERGDGGKLVVERVRDGRVSAVETINAPGAHMRARRALAAFPDQAIAAAAVT; encoded by the coding sequence GTGAACGGCGACGCCGTGATCCTGGGGGCGGGCCAGGGAGGCCTCACTGCGGCAGTGACGCTGCGAGAGCGCGGCTGGGTCGGCGCGATCCATCTCGTCGGAGAGGAGAACCGCGCGCCGTATCAGCGCCCACCGCTGTCGAAGGGATACCTCTCTGGTGTCGAATCTGAGCATGATCTGCTGCTCAGAAGCCTTGAATCGCTGGAACGCGATCAGATTGCGACGCACCTGGGTGTCGCGGCGGTGTCGCTCGACACCGTGCGACAGCGAGTCGCGCTGAGCAATGGGACGGCACTCGCCTACAACGCTCTGATCTTCGCGACGGGATCCACACCCAGGCGGCTTTCGCTGGCCGGGAGCGAGTTCTCCGGCATCCACTCGGTCCGCACCGTGCAAGACTCCGACACCCTGCGCAAGGACCTCGAGCGCGGCGGGGATACCGTATTCATCGGCGGAGGCTTCCTGAACCTAGAAGTAGCCGCAGAAGCCTCCAAGCACGGCCGAGTGACGATACTCGAGGTCGCACCCCAGATCCTTGGTCGTGTACTGAGCCGGGAGAGCGCTGAGGCCCTCGCCGACTTTCACTCGGGCCTCGGCATCGAGATCCGCTGCGGAGTCGAGATCGCCGGAATCACGGGCGACCGAGGCCGCGTCAGTGCGGTCGAGCTGAAGGACGGGACCGCGATCCCCGCCTCACGAGTCGTCGTATCGATCGGCGCAGAACCGCGCGACGAACTCGCGCGGGAGGCGGGGATCAGGATCGCAGGCGGGATCGAGGTCGATGTGAACCTGCGATCCAGCGATCCCCGAATCTTCGCGATCGGCGACTGCGCACGCTATCCCAGCCCTTTCGCGGAGTGCGAAATGCGCGTGGAATCGGTGCAGAACGCCACAGACCAGGCGCGCTACGTCGCCGGTCTGCTGACGGGCGGGCCGGAGAGCGGATACCGTGCGGTGCCCTGGTTCTGGAGCACGCAGGGGGAACGGCGGCTGCAGATCGCGGGAATCGCAATGCCGGGAGATGCCGCGCGAGTGGTCGAGCGCGGCGACGGAGGCAAACTCGTGGTCGAGCGGGTGCGCGATGGTCGCGTATCGGCCGTCGAGACGATCAACGCGCCCGGCGCCCACATGCGTGCGCGCCGGGCACTCGCGGCGTTCCCGGATCAGGCGATTGCGGCCGCCGCGGTCACCTGA